In Agrococcus jenensis, the genomic window AAGGGAATCTTCGACGTGTGGGTGCCAACGCATGACGGTCTGCCCTACGGCATCTCGTGCAAGATGGCTGCGCTACAGCCTGCGAAGAACGAGAGCTCATTTATGGAGCTCTCCAACAGCGCGGCGAAGTTCCATGCGGCTCTTGCGGACCGCGGCATCGAGTGGCGTCTCGATCCGAAGGCGGCCGGCATCACGTTGGTCGACACGGTGATGTCATGGCACGAAGCGGTCGCAGGAGAAGTGGATCTTGCTGGAAGCCGCTATGCGATTCTCGACCACGATAAAGATTGGAGGGTGTTCTCCCTCAAGGTCTTCCCGCTTGATCTCAGGACTGCCGATCCCGCTCGGCACGTCCGCTGGGAAGCGGTCGGCAAGCGACTCGATGGCTACATCTACGAACGCGGCGGAGAGCACCGGCTGTGGCAGTGGTTCGCGGACAGCGGCGGACAGTTGAAGTACTACCCGCCTCTGTCTTGGGGCGAATGGTCGTCCCAGTCATTTACACTGGAAGAAGCACAACCTGTTTCCCTGCGCTCTCGTGCGATTGAATACTTCGGTCACCTTTGGCCGAGGAGCCTACCTGAGGCATCTAACCAGCCAGAGGTCGACTAGACCTACCGCTTGACGTAGAGCACTTCGGTGCGCGCAGCACCCTTCTCCACCTTTGGAGGCGTAAGCTCAACGACTCGCCAGCTGGCGAGCATCGATGAGTACAGTTCGTTGGCGTACCCCGAAAGAACCACCGGCCCGGTATGCGCAAGTAGCGCTTCAAGGAGCTCGATGTGCTCCTGCTCCGTCATCTCCTCGGCATACATCTTTTGCGTACGGGTGCTCGGAAGGTATGGCGGGTCGGCATAGATAAGCACGTCATGTGAGTTGAAGCGCCGGATCACTTCTAGCGCTGGCCGGTTCTCAATCTCCGCGTCTTGTAGGCGCATCGCGACGAACCGAAGTTGCTCAGGCACCTTCTGCCAGCGCACGCTCATGCCCCCGGCGCGCTGGCTTCGGCCGCGGTTCTTCCAGCCCGTCTTCTTGGCGAGGTCGCTCGCGTGTGCCTGCCAGCAACGGACCACGAAGCGCCGAGCGTCTTCTAGCTCATCACCGGTGACGAGGTGCGACTGGTCATACTCCTCCCGCGCCCAGGGCGTTGCCTCCAGTGCCCAACAGAGGTCGTCGGTCCGATCCCGCAGCACCCGGAACATATTGGTGGCGAGGCCGTTGAGGTCGTTGATTAGCTCGTGCCCGCTGGCCGTCTTCGAGAAGAACACCGCACCCGAACCAAAGAAGGGCTCCACATAGTGATAGTGGTCATCAAACTCTTGCACGATTCGCGGAGCAATAGACCATTTCGCACCCGGATACCGGAGTGCAGCAGCTCGCTGGGGAACCAGTTCGGAGCCGAATAGATCCACCAAGTTATCAACTGCCATAGAGACAGTCTACCGGACGCGAGGCGAAGCGCACGCGACTACTCGCCATTCAGTTCAAGCAGCGGACATGCGACCTTATGCCGCCAGTAAACCCGGCTATTGCAGCAGGTGTGTTGATTAGCCGTCCTATCCCAACTGGGATCAGTTCGGCTACCGCCGTGACCTTTCATCCGCTCGACGCGATAAGCGTTCCGGTGCCCGCTCGGGAGGTAGAGCCCGAATCTCTCGCGGTCTTCTTTGCTCAGTTCCGAGAGACTGGTGATGAACGGCAGATCAGAGACCGGCACGGGGTCGCTCATGATGGCTCCTTCATCGGATGCGACCCGCATGTTACCGCACTACGACCTGGGTCACGCGCCTTCACCCCTACTTATGTGAGCGGACCGAAGCTCGAGATCGTTCGATCGCGGCCCGGGCAGGAGTCGTTCTGGAAGGACATCACTACGCGCGTGGTGGCCGGCGCGGTCCTGCTGCTGTGCGGATACCTCACCACTCGCCTTGAGGACTGGGCATCTGGACATCCAGTAGCAACTTCATACTGGCGTGACTGTAACGAAGAGCACGAGCGCCGCCTCCCGAAGCGAGGGCACAGCACGCGGGAGGTCGATGAGATCGCTCCGCCGATTGATTGAGGCGCCTCCGGAAAGCGCCGGGACGCGGCCACTCGCTGCCGCAGCAAAACCGCCGCGGCCGTCAGGGCTCTGCGATTTGCCGCACAGAGTCGCCCTCGCCGTCGCGGGGAGGCGGCGACTCGGTGCCCCAGAGCCGGCGGCCCAACCCCCGTCCGCGCTGCTCGCGGTCGTCGCGCTTGGCGTGCTGCCGATCATCATGCCCATCCCGGCAACGCGCCGCGCTACGGTGCGTCGTCGGATGCCGTGTCCGGCGACGACGGCGCAGGCGAGGCGCCTGTCGCCGCGTCGCCCGCTGCCGCTCTACCCGCTGCCGCCTCCTGCGCCTCGCGCTCCGCCAGCTCGGCCTCGATCCGCTCCTTGATGTGCGCGCGGTCGTTGATGCGGCGCACCCGGCGGTTGAAGTCCCACATGAGCAGCATCACCGCGACCGCGACGAGCACCGTCGCGGCGAACCCGACGACGCCCGGCGTGACCTGGTTCGCGTCGAACGGCAGCGGCTGCGTGCGCAGGATGTCCATCAGTCCTCCTCGACGCCCGCGAACAGGTCGTCCTCCGGCACGGCGTGCGTCGCGCGCGACCGCGCCAGCTCGTAGTCGTCGGTCGGCCACGTGCCGAGCAGCAGCTCGTGCGGCCAGAAGAAGAAGCGCGAGTCCGGCTCGACCTGGCTCGCGTGCGCGCGGAGCGCGCTGTCGCGCGCGGCCAGGTGCGGTCCCACGTCGACGCGCGTCGTCATCGTCTCGCCGCGCTCGCCGAGCCGCTCGGCCCACTCGCGCATGAACGGGAGCCGGTCGTCGTCGGGCGTGACGGCCTCGACCGCCGAGAGCAGGGCGCGCAGCCGCGCGCCGCTCATGCTGCGGTCGAAGTACACCTTCTGCACCTCCCACGGCTCGCCCAGCTCCGGGAGCCCAGCCGCCGCGTGCTCAACGGCCCACATCGTCACCTCGTGGCAGCGGATGTGGTCCGGGTGCGGATAGCCGCCGGTCTCGTCGTAGGTGACGACCACCTGCGGCCGCAGCCGGCGGATGAGCCGCACGAGCGGGCGCCCGGTGATCTCGAGCGGCAGCGTCGCGAACGACAGCTCGCGCAGCGGCTCCCCCTCGTCCGGCAGGCCGGAGTCGACGTAGCCGAGCCACACGTGGTCGACGCCGAGCGCGGCGCGCGCCTGCTCCATCTCGACGCGACGGAGCCCGGTCATGTCGCGCTCGGCGCGGTGCTTCCGCTCGAAGCCCTCGTTGAGCACGCTGCCGCTCTCGCCGCCGGTGCAGGAGACGACGGTGACCTGGGCGCCCTCGGCGGCGTAGCGCGCGAGCGTCCCGGCGCCCTTGCTCGACTCGTCATCGGGGTGCGCATGCACGGCGAGCAGGCGTCGCACGGCCTCTCCTTCCCTGCCCGCACGAGCCGCGCCGGACGGCACGACGACTAGACTGGACAGGCCCCCATCCTCCCACGACAGGCCCTGATGACCGACCTCGACGCTCGCTACGGACGCACGCGCGCCCGCACGCAGCGAGAGCGGACGCTCGGCTGGATCGTCGGCGTCAGCATCATGCTCGTCGCGGTCGCGTGGGTCTGGTGGGTGGGCACCGATCCCGCGTCGACGCAGCTGCAGTCGCGCAACATCGGCTACGTCGTCGAGGACGACGCGACGGCCGTCGTGACCTTCGAGGTCTCGGTCGACGCCGGCACACCCGTGCGCTGCGCGGTCGAGGCGCTCAACAGCGCCTTCGGCATCGTCGGCTGGGTCGAGCTCGACCTGCCGCCGGCCGACACCCACACCACCAGCCACCGGGTCGAGGTGCGCACGAGCGAGCGCGCGAGCAACGGATTGGTCTCGGAGTGCTGGGTGACATACGATGCTGAGTGAGCCGGCCCACGCGGGGCCGGTTCTCTGCATATCGGGAGAGACATGAACGGCACCACGGAGACCTGGCTGACCCAGGAGGCGCACGACCGCCTGCAGGGCGAGCTGGAGCACCTGCAGGGGCCGGTGCGCGCCGAGATCGCGAAGCGCATCGAGGAGGCCCGCGACGAGGGTGATCTCAAGGAGAACGGCGGCTACCACGCCGCGAAGGACGATCAGGCCCAGATCGAGGCCCGGATCAGCCAGCTCGTGCAGCTGCTGCGCACCGCCAAGGTCGGCGACGCACCGCAGGCGTCCGGCGTGGTCGAGGCCGGCACCGTCGTCACGGCGACGATCGCCGGGGATGAGACGACCTTCCTGGTCGGCAACCGCGAGATCCAGGAGGCCGGCGACGACCTCGACGTCTACAGCGAGGCGAGCCCGCTCGGCGCGGCCATCATGGGCCTGAAGATCGGTGCGACCACCACGTACCAGACCCCCACGGGTGTGACGATCGACGTCGAGATCAAGGACGTCCAGACCTACCGCGGCTAGACCGCAGACGAAGGGCCCCGCGAGATCGCGGGGCCCTTCGTCGTCCGCGCGGGTCGCGCTAGAGCACCTGCGGCTCGTAGCCGGCACGGCGGAGCGCCTCGAGCACGCGCTGCGCGTGCTCCGGTCCGCGCGTGGTGACCGAGATGTCGATCGAGACGTCGGTGATCGACGTCCAGGCGTCGTGCTGCGTGTGCAGCACCTCGACGACGTTGGCCTGCTCGTCCGAGACGATCTGGGCGATGATGGCGAGCTGGCCCGGCCGGTCCGGCAGCGCCATCCGCACCTTCAGGTAGCGCTGCGAGGCCGCGAGGCCGCGGGCGATGACGCGCTCCATGAAGAGCGGGTCGATGTTGCCGCCCGAGAGCACCGCGACCGTCGGCCCGTCGGACGTGACGAGGCCGGTCATGATCGCGGCCGTCGTCACCGCGCCCGACGGCTCGACGACGAGCTTGGCGCGCTCGAGCAGCACGATCATCGCGCGGGCGATGTCGTCGTCGGAGACCGTGACGATCTCGTCGACCGCCTCGCGGACGATCTCGAACGGCAGCGTGCCCGGCCGCGCGACGGCGATGCCGTCGGCGATCGTCGGGCGCGTCACGATCGTGGTGGGCTCCCCCGCGGCGAGCGAGTCGACGAACGACGCGGCCCGCTCGGCCTGCACGCCCACGATCCGCACGCGGCGGCCGTCGAGCGCCGTGCGCTGGCGCACCGCCGACGCGACGCCGGCCGCGAGCCCGCCGCCGCCGAGCGGCACGACGATCGTGGCGACATCGGGCACCTGCTCGAGGATCTCGAGCCCGACCGTGCCCTGCCCGGCGATGATGTCGGCGTGGTCGTAGGGCGGCACGAACGTGGCGCCGGTGCGCTCGACGTGCTCGATCGCCGCGGCGAGGGCCGTCTGGAAGTCCGCGCCGCGCAGCTCGACCGCCGCGCCGTAGTCGCGCGTCGCCTGCAGCTTGGGCAGCGCGACGCCGACGGGCATGAAGATCGTCGACCGGATGCCGAGCTCGGTGGCCGAGAACGCCACGCCCTGCGCGTGGTTGCCGGCGGAGGCGGCGACCACGCCGCGAGCGCGCTGGTCGTCGTCGAGTAGGGAGAGCATGTTGTAGGCGCCGCGGATCTTGTACGCACCGGTGCGCTGCAGGTTCTCGCACTTGAGCAGCACCTCGGCGCCGAGCATGCCGCTCAGGTAGCGCGAGCGCTCCATCGGCGTCTCCTGCACGATGCCGTGCAGCCGCTCGCGCGCCGCCTCGAAGTCGGCGAGCGTCGGTCCCGGCAGGGGCTGCCCCGAGGCGGCGGACTCGGTCATGACGGCCGGCTCGGTCGGGCCGGTCGGCTCCGTCAGGCCGGTCGGCTCCGTCAGGCCGGTCGGCGCCGCCAGGCCGGTCGAATCGGGCACCACGGGCTCGGCGAGCACCGGGTCGGGCACGGCTCGGTCGATCATCGGACCACCTCCTGCACCGACGGGTCGGGGTTCGTGCGCCATGACCCCGACGCGATCGTCTTGACGAACACGTTGAGGAAGGCGACCGTCGGCACGGCGAAGAGGGCGCCCGCGATGCCGCCGATCGTCGATCCGGCGGCGACCGCCACGACGACCGCGAGGGGGTGCACCTTGACGGCCGTGCCCATGATGATCGGCTGCAGGATGTGGCTCTCGACCTGCTGCACGAGCAGCACGATGCCGACCATGATGACCGCCGGGATCGGCCCGAGCGCGATGAGGGCGACGAGCACCGCGATCGCGCCGGTGGCGACGGCACCGATGATCGGGATGAACGATCCGAGGAACACGAGGATCGCGATCGGGAGCACGAGCGGCATGCCGCCCTCGTGGAACAGCCCGAGGATGAACGCGCCGAGGCCGATGCCGATCGCGTCGATCGCCGCGACGACGACCTGCACGCGCACGAAGTTGCCGAGCGTCACCCAGCCGGCGCGACCGGCGCCATCCGTGGGGCGGCGCGCAGGGCGCGGCAGCAGGCCGACGACCCAGCGCCAGATGCCCCGGCCGTCGGCGAGGATGAAGATGAGCGCGAAGATCGCGAGCAGCATGCCCGCGAGGAAGTGGCCCACCGACGAGCCGACCGTGAGCGCACTCGACAGCACCGACGAGATGTCGTCGCGGAGCGTGCCGAGGATGTTCGTGCCGAACTCGTTCACATCCTCCTGGGTGATCCCGAACGGCAGCGAGAGCAGCCAGCCCTGCGCATCGCCCCAGAAGGCGACGGCGCGCGCCTGCAGCTCGGGGTACTCGCTGCGCATCTGCGAGACGACGAGCCAGCCGAGACCGGAGACCAGCACGATGAGGCCGACGATGGCCACCGCGACCGCGAGGCCGCGGGGCCAGCGGTGGCGCACGAGCACGTCGACGAGCGGCTGCAGCAGGGCGGTGAGCAGCGCTGCGACGAGCACGGGGATGACGATGAGCGAGAACTGCATGACGAGCCAGATGCCGATCGCCGCGGCCGCCGCGATGACCACGATGCGCCACGACCAGGCGCCGGCGATGCGCATGCCTCGCGGCAGCGCGTCGCCGAGCGGGGTCGCGTCGCCGCGAGGCGTCGCGACGCCGCGGGGCGTGGCGGGGTCGGGTCGGCCGGGGGGCCGGGCCTGATCCGGGGTTCGACCGAACAGCATCTGCCGATCGTACGGTGCGGCGCTGGGCCCCGTGCGCATGCGTCGGAGGCCGCGGCTAGGCTCCGGGCATGGCAGCACCAGCGAGGATGACCGCGGCGCAGGCGCGCAGGATCGCGATCGCGGCCAGCGGCCTCGACGGTGCCGTGCCCGGCGAGCGGGGGCGCACCGGGGTCCGCACGCTCGAGCGCACGATCGAGCGGCTCGGGCTGCTGCAGCTCGACTCCGTCAACGTCTTCGAGCGCAGCCACTACCTGCCGCTGCTGTCGCGCGTCGGGCCCTACGACCGCGCGACCCTGGACCGGCTGCTGCACCACGATCGCCCGAGGCAGCGCCTGGGCGGCTACACCGAGTACGTGGCGCACGAGGCCGCCGTCATCGCCGTCGACGACTGGCCGCTGTGGGGCTGGAAGCGTCGCCAGCCGATGCGCGGCGGCAGCGAGCAGTGGGCGGCGCAGCACGCGGCGATCGTCGACGGCGTGCTGGCCGAGTTCGCCGAGCGCGGCCCGATGCGCCCGAGCGACATGGAGCATCCCGCGCACGAGCGGCTGCCGGGCGGCTGGTGGAACAAGTCCGACGCCTACTGGGCCACGGCGGTGCTCTTCCAGCGGGGCGAGCTCGTGACGGTGGGCCGCTCAAGGTTCGAGCGCCAGTACGCGGTCGCCGATCAGGCGCTGCCCGACGCGGCCCGCGCGGAGGTCGACCGGGCCGACGCGCAGCGCGTGCTCGTCGCGCGCGCGGCGCAGGCATTCGGCGTCGCCGCGCTCGACGACCTCGCGGACTACCACCGGCTGCCGGTGAAGGATGCGCAGGCCGCGGTCGCCGACCTCGTCGACGAGGGCAGCCTCGAGCCGGTCGCCGTCGACGGCTGGGGCCGGCCCGCGTGGGTCTGGGCGGGCGCGCGGCGGCCGCGACGGGTGCGCGCGACGGCGCTGCTCTCGCCGTTCGATCCGCTCGTCTGGCACCGGCCGCGCGCGGAGCGCATGTTCGGCTTCTCCTACCGGATCAGCATCTACACGCCCGCGGCGCAGCGCGCGCACGGCTACTACGTGCTGCCGGTGCTCGTCGACGACGAGCTCGTCGGTCGCGTCGACCTCAAGAGCGACCGGAAAGCCCGCGTGCTGCGCGTGCAGCACGCGACGATCGAGCCGGGGCTCGAGCACAGGGCCGGCGAGCTCGCGGCGCGGCTCGAGCCGGTGCTGCGCGAGGCGGCGGCGTGGCAGGGGCTCGAGCGGGTCGAGGTCGCGGGGGCGGGGACGTGGGCGGCGGAGGTGGCGGGGGCGCTCGACGCAGGAACCGGCTGATCAGCGCTGCCGGTCGAGCCGCACGGCCGCCCCGGCGGCCGCGCGAATCGAGACCACCCCCGGTCCAGCGGGCGCGACCGTCGCGATGGTCTCGACTCGGTCAGCGCGCTGCGCGCGCGGACCGGCTCGACCCGCAGGAGGCGGGCGCTGCTGGTCGAGCCGCACGGCCGCCCCGGCGGCCGCGCGCGTCGAGACCACCCTCGGTCCAGCGGGCGCGACCGTCGCGATGGTCTCGACTCGGTCAGCGCGCTGCGCGCGCGGACCGGCTCGACCGGCAGGAGGCAGCCGTCAGAACTGGATGCGGGGCGGCTCGGCGACCGCGCCGGCCTGGTCGACCTCGAAGAACTCGCGAGGCACGCCGAAGGTGCTCGCCCACATCGAGCTCGGGTACCGGCGGCCCTTCGCATTGAGCTCGCGCGCACCGGTGTTGTAGTCGCGACGGCGCGCCTGCGCCTCGTCGTCGAGGGCGGCGAGCGCGGTGCGGGCCTCTGCGGCATCCGAGCCCAGCGGCTGCGACCCGGCGGCCTGCACGAGCGGGCGCAGCACCCGCTGCACCTCCGCCTCCGCCTCGGCCTTCGACTGCGGCTGGGAGGCGGCGTCGAGCGACGCGAAGGCCTGCGCCGCCTGCTGCTGCTGCGGTCCGGGCGCCGTCGCGAGCAGCGGGGCGGCGACGGTGCGACGCCGCTCGAGCGTCGCGGCGAGCGCGTCCCACCGCTCGTCGACCGTCGCGCTCAGCCGGCGCATCCCGGTCATCGCGGTGACGAACCAGATGCCTGCGGCGAGGCCCAGGACGACGAAGGCACCGGCGGCGATCAGGATGACGTCGAGCAGCTCCATGGCTCCCATCGTAGGCGAGCCTGCTCGGCGACCGGTCAGTCGCCCAGCACCCGCCGGGTCCAGCTGCTCGAGAAGGTGCGGTCCGGGTCGAGCTCGTCGCGCGCCGCGGCGAAGTCGGCGAAGCCGGGGAACCGCTCCGCCAGCTCGGCGGCGCGCAACGAGTGCAGCTTGCCCCAGTGCGGTCGGCCGTCGTGCGCGAGCAGGATCGGCTCGACGAGCGAGAAGAGCGGCCGGGGATCCTCCCGCCACCAGCGGTGCGCCGCGATGTAGCCGGTGTCCCGGCCGTGCGCGGTCGAGAGATGGGCGTCGTCCGGGGCGCTCGTGCGCGCCTCGAACGGGAACGTGAGCACGAGGTCGGCCCGCCGCAGCGCGCGGTCGATCTCGCCCAGCGCCTCCGGCACGGCCTCGACCGGCAGCCCGTACTCGAGCTCGCGGAAGCGCACGGCGCGCGGCGCCGTGAACACGTCGTGGCTGGGCTCGGTGAAGGTGCCGCGCGGCATCGCGCGCGCCGAGAGCTCGTTCACGGCCGGCGCGAGCGCCGGCACGAGCGCCGCGGCGCCGAGCAGCGCGCGATGACCGCCCACCGTGAGCACGCGCTCGTCGAGGAACCTGGCCACCGGCGACCGCGGCCGCAGCGGCCCGGTGACGCGCGTGTTCGACTTCGTCGCGGCCACGCGGGTCGCCGCGAACCAGTACAGCTCGAAGTGGTCGGTGCGCTCGTTGAGGCCCATCCAGTCGTCGAGCACCGCGTCGAGCGGCGCCGTGGTCTCGACCGCCTCGAGCGCGAAGGCCGGCACGCACTGCAGCGTGACGTCGACGAGCACCCCGAGCGCGCCGAGCCCGAGCCGCACGGCCGGCAGCAGCTCCGGCCGCTCGGTCTCGCTCACGCGCAGCAGCTCGCCGCGGCCCGTGACGAGCGTCGCGGCGACCACGGTCGCGCCGATCGACGCGTGCCGCAGCCCCGTGCCGTGCGTGCCGGTCGAGATCGCGCCCGCGAGCGTCTGGGTGTCGATGTCGCCGAGGCAGTCCATCGCGAGCCCGGTCGGCGCCAGCAGGGCGGGCACCTCGTGGATCCTCGTGCCGGCCAGGAACGTCGCGCGACCCCGCTCCTCGTCGACGCGCAGCAGCCCGGCGAGCCCGTCGGTCGTGAGCTGCGCGTCGTCAGGGCGCGCTGCGCCCGAGAAGGAGTGTCCGCTGCCGACGGGGCGGATCGTGCCGCCGCGGTCGCGCACGCGCTCCACGGCGCGACGGACATCCTCGACCGTGACGGGGGCGTGCACCTCGCGCGGCTCGGCCGACTGGGTGCGCGCCCAGTTCTTCCACGTCACGCATCGCTCCTTCAGGTCACAGCAGCTTCCTGCCCTCCCCACGATACGTGGGGATGCTGTCGACCACCCGATCACCGGACACGAGGTGCAGCGCCTCGGTGCGCTCGCACGGCTCCCCCGCCTTCGCGTGCCGCAGCCAGACGCGGTCGCCGAGCACGAGCCGGTCGGCGGCGGCGCCGAGCACGGGCGTCTGCACCTCGCCGGCGCCCTCCTGCGGGTCGATGCGCAGCCCCTCGGGCCAGGCGATCACCGGCTGGCGGTCGGGACCGTGCGGGCCGGACGCGATCCAGCCGCCGCCGAGCAGCGTCACGCAGCCGGCGCCGGGCCGTCGCACGACGGGCAGCGCGAAGGCGAGCGCCGGGGCGGGCGAGAACCGTCGGTAGCCGTCGAAGAGGTGGGGACCGAACAGGCCGCTGCCGGCGCCGATCTCGGTCACGGACGGGTCGGCGGCCGTCAGCTCGATCGAGCCGGTGCCACCGCCGTTCACGAACGCGAGCGGTGCGAGCGAGCGCACCGCGGCCACGGCGGCCGCCCGCCGCTCGCGCAGCTCGGCGACCGACCTCCGCTGCATCGAGCGGAGCAGCGCGGGCGGCGCGAGCCCTCGCCGCCGCGCGTCCTGCACGCCGGCGACCTGCGCCTCGTAGGCCATCAGCCCGACGAGCTCGAAGCCCGGTCGCTCGACGACCGCAGCGGCGAGCGCGGCGAGCCGCTCGGGGGTGCGCACGGGCGAGCGCCGTACGCCCGCCCGCATCGGGCCGAGCTCGAACGACACGTCGAGCTCGAGCGCGATGCGGATCGGCGGATGGCCGGGAGCCGCCGCGTCGATGCGGTCGAGGTGCTCGACGCTGTCGATCATGAGCGTCACGCTGGCGAGCGCGCGCTCGTCGGCGGCGAGGGCGCGCAGCGCCGCCCGGTCGACCGTCGGGTAGCCGACGAGGACGTCGTCGATCGTCGCCGAGAGCCACAGCCCCTCGGGCAGCGTCGCCGCGAGGACGCCGTGGAAGCCGGGCATGCGCAGCACGGCCTCGAGCACCGGGCGGCTCCGCACCGACTTCGTCGCCACCCGCAGCCGCGTCCCCGCCGCGCGTGTCAGCATCGATCGGGCGTTGTGCGCGAGAGCCTCGAGCGAGAGCGCGGCGAACGGTCCGTCGAGCTCCGCCGTGGCGGCATCCATGCGCTGCCAGTGCCCCGCGGGGCTCCACGGCGGCGCCTCGTCGAGGCGCACGTCAGGCCGTTCCGAGCGCGGTCACGAGCACCGGCACCGCGGCCTGGATGACGCGTCGGGATGCGTCGGTGTCGCGCGTGCGCAGCCAGGCGTAGGTGAGGCCATCGGTCATGTGGAGCACGAGCTCGGCGAGCTCGCGGGCGCCCATCCCGCCGGCGAGCCGGTAGCGGGACCGCAGCGTGTCGATCGCGGCGACGAGCACCTCGAGGTACCGCTCCTGCACCTCCCCGGGCAGGTGCGCGAGCGCCGGCGTGCGACTGCAGTACGCCATGATCTCCATGATCGCGAGCTCGTACTCGGGATGCTCGATGAAGCGGTCGAACCAGAGCGTCATCACCGCCTGGACGGCCTCGTCGAGCGGGGCGCCATCGGGCACGATCGCGGTCGGGTCCTCCCCCGGCCGCAGCGCGACGTAGGCGTACGCCTCGCCGATCATCTCGTCGCGCGACGAGAAGATGTAGTGGAAGGTCGCGAGCGGCACGCCGGCCTCCGCGACGACGGCGCGCACGGTCGCCCCGTGCATCCCCTCGCGCGCGATGACCTGCAGGCCCGCCTCGATGAGCTCCCCGCGGCGCTCGACCGCCGACTTCCGTGCCACATCGCCTCCGTCGCCCCGCTACTTGGACGATCGTCCGAGTACACAGTACGACAGCGCCGCGCCCCCGGGGGGACGCGGCGCTGTCGTGATGCGTCGGGGACGGGCTAGGCGTCGACCTTCGGCTTGGGACGCGAGGCGAACGTCTCGAACGCGACGCGCGGCTGCTCGCGCGCCGAGAGCTCGACGATGTCGCGGCCGAGCCAGAAGTTGTTCCACCAGCCGCCGAAGACGCGCAGCTTGCGCTCCCACATCGGCATCGCCATGACGTGGTAGCCGCGGTGCGCGAGCCAGGCGAGCGGGCCCTTGATCGCGATCTTGCCGCTCTGGAAGACGCCGTTGCCGATGCCGAGGCCCGCGACGGCGCCGAGGTTGTCGTGGATGTACTCGCGAGGCGCCTCGTCGCGGAGCACCGCGACGATGTTCTTCGAGAGCAGCTTCGCCTGGCGGACGGCGTGCTGCGCGTTCGGCACGCAGAAGCCGCCGGGGCCAGGGGTCTTCGACTTGTCGGGCACGGCCGAGACGTCGCCGGCGGTCCACGCGCCGGGCACGACCACGCCATCCTTCGCGACCTGCAGGGTCGCGAGGGCCGTGATGCGACCGCGGTCGTCGAGCGGCAGGTCGGTCTTGCGCACGACCGGGTTCGCCATGACGCCGGCGGTCCAGATGATGAGGTCGGAGCCGAAGCGGTCGCCGGTCGAGAGCTCGCAGACGCCGTCCTGGGCGCTCTGCAACTGCGTCTCGAGGTGCACGTCGACGCCGCGCTTGCGCAGGTCCTCGACCACCCAGTCGGCCGTCGTCGCGCTGACCTCGGGCATGATCCGGCCCATCGCCTCGACCAGGTGGAAGCGCACCTCGTCGAACGTGATCTCGGGGAAGCGCGACAGCAGGTGCGTCGCGAAGTCGCGGAGCTCGGCGATCGTCTCGATGCCGGCGAAGCCGCCGCCCACGACGACGGTCGTCAGCAGGCGGTCGCGCTCGGGGCCGAGCGGCAGCGCGGCGGCGCGCGCGAAGTTGCCGATCAGGCGGTCGCGCACGGCGGCGGCCTCCTCGATCGTCTTCATGCCGATCGCCTCGTCGGCGACGCCC contains:
- a CDS encoding TetR/AcrR family transcriptional regulator, with translation MARKSAVERRGELIEAGLQVIAREGMHGATVRAVVAEAGVPLATFHYIFSSRDEMIGEAYAYVALRPGEDPTAIVPDGAPLDEAVQAVMTLWFDRFIEHPEYELAIMEIMAYCSRTPALAHLPGEVQERYLEVLVAAIDTLRSRYRLAGGMGARELAELVLHMTDGLTYAWLRTRDTDASRRVIQAAVPVLVTALGTA
- a CDS encoding D-arabinono-1,4-lactone oxidase; this encodes MTWKNWARTQSAEPREVHAPVTVEDVRRAVERVRDRGGTIRPVGSGHSFSGAARPDDAQLTTDGLAGLLRVDEERGRATFLAGTRIHEVPALLAPTGLAMDCLGDIDTQTLAGAISTGTHGTGLRHASIGATVVAATLVTGRGELLRVSETERPELLPAVRLGLGALGVLVDVTLQCVPAFALEAVETTAPLDAVLDDWMGLNERTDHFELYWFAATRVAATKSNTRVTGPLRPRSPVARFLDERVLTVGGHRALLGAAALVPALAPAVNELSARAMPRGTFTEPSHDVFTAPRAVRFRELEYGLPVEAVPEALGEIDRALRRADLVLTFPFEARTSAPDDAHLSTAHGRDTGYIAAHRWWREDPRPLFSLVEPILLAHDGRPHWGKLHSLRAAELAERFPGFADFAAARDELDPDRTFSSSWTRRVLGD
- a CDS encoding LemA family protein, which gives rise to MELLDVILIAAGAFVVLGLAAGIWFVTAMTGMRRLSATVDERWDALAATLERRRTVAAPLLATAPGPQQQQAAQAFASLDAASQPQSKAEAEAEVQRVLRPLVQAAGSQPLGSDAAEARTALAALDDEAQARRRDYNTGARELNAKGRRYPSSMWASTFGVPREFFEVDQAGAVAEPPRIQF
- a CDS encoding alanine racemase codes for the protein MRLDEAPPWSPAGHWQRMDAATAELDGPFAALSLEALAHNARSMLTRAAGTRLRVATKSVRSRPVLEAVLRMPGFHGVLAATLPEGLWLSATIDDVLVGYPTVDRAALRALAADERALASVTLMIDSVEHLDRIDAAAPGHPPIRIALELDVSFELGPMRAGVRRSPVRTPERLAALAAAVVERPGFELVGLMAYEAQVAGVQDARRRGLAPPALLRSMQRRSVAELRERRAAAVAAVRSLAPLAFVNGGGTGSIELTAADPSVTEIGAGSGLFGPHLFDGYRRFSPAPALAFALPVVRRPGAGCVTLLGGGWIASGPHGPDRQPVIAWPEGLRIDPQEGAGEVQTPVLGAAADRLVLGDRVWLRHAKAGEPCERTEALHLVSGDRVVDSIPTYRGEGRKLL
- a CDS encoding NAD(P)/FAD-dependent oxidoreductase, coding for MTKILIVGGGYAGLYTARGLERQLGAAEAEITIVDPLPYMTYLPFLPEVAAGSIEPRHAVVSLRRHLSRTRVIQASVTFVDHAAKVATIQPELGEASTLEYDVIVMTAGSVSRTFPIAGVADEAIGMKTIEEAAAVRDRLIGNFARAAALPLGPERDRLLTTVVVGGGFAGIETIAELRDFATHLLSRFPEITFDEVRFHLVEAMGRIMPEVSATTADWVVEDLRKRGVDVHLETQLQSAQDGVCELSTGDRFGSDLIIWTAGVMANPVVRKTDLPLDDRGRITALATLQVAKDGVVVPGAWTAGDVSAVPDKSKTPGPGGFCVPNAQHAVRQAKLLSKNIVAVLRDEAPREYIHDNLGAVAGLGIGNGVFQSGKIAIKGPLAWLAHRGYHVMAMPMWERKLRVFGGWWNNFWLGRDIVELSAREQPRVAFETFASRPKPKVDA